The genomic DNA GCGCGAACATCTGCTCGGCCACGGCGGCGGGCACCAGCGAGTGCTCGATCTGCGCGGGCTCGGGCCGCTCCACCACGCCGAGCGTGCCGTCCTCGAGCTGCTTGGCCTGCGCCTCGGTCAGCTCCAGGCGCCGCAGCTTCCCCTTGCGCGTCATGAAGTAGAAGACGGTGGCGCCCACGTCGACGGGCACCTGGCCGGTGTAGACCAGCTCGCGCAGGCGCTTGTCCTGCTCCACCTGCTTCTTGGACTCCATGCGCTGGGCGGCCTTCGAGCCCGGCAGGGGCGGCAGCTTCGGCACGGGACGGCTCGCGGCCTCGGTGCCAGCGGGAGGACGGCTTCCCTGGTAGCGTGCGCCTCCACCCTGGGGACGGGCTCCTCCGGCGCCCTGGGGACGGCCCGCGCCTTGCGGACGTCCACCCCCCGGGCCCTCGCGGCGGGGCGGACGATCGTCACGGCCTCGTGCCTCGCGGGGCGGGCGCTCGCCGCGCTCTTCTCCCGACGGGGCTCCCGAGCGCTGGGGTGCATGGGAGGGGGAGGGGCGGGCGGGCTTCGCCGTTTCCGCCTTCTTCGCCTGGTCCTCGGAGACCAGGCCGGCCTTCAAGAGCTTGTCGCGCAGGTTCTGCATGGACCGCCTTCTATCCCGTAGATTGGCGCGCGCAAAGCCGTCCCTTGCTCCTCTTGTCCCTCGCCCCCTAATTTGGGCGGCCCACCCGTCTGGAAGTCCGAGGACCCGTGACCCGTTTCCCCAAGTTCATCACCGCCGCCCTGCTGCTGTCCGCCGCGGCCTGTCAGAGCGACAAAGTCGACCGGGACGCCAAGGCGCGCATCTTCTCCGCCGAGGATCCGCCCAAGGTCGTGGCGTCGGCCGCGGAGAAGCTCAATCCCCAGGACGTGGCGGACAACCCTCGCGTGGCGCGCCGCATCCTGTCCATGGACGCCGCCGAGGTGACGGAACGGCTCGGCCCCCATGCCTACACGGCCACCGTCAGCTATGAGTGGACGGGTGTCCAGGGCGCGGGCTCCAACAAGCTCACCGAGACGCGGACGTTCCGCGCCGGCCCGGGCGGCGTGGGCGGCGACTTCCATGGTCTGCTGGAGAACAGTCGGGACCAGGGCCTGGAGGTCATGCGCGTGGACGGCCAGGTGTACGCGCGCAACCGCTACGGCACCTTCCGCCAGCGCTTGAGGGACCGGGGCATGGCCGAGCGCACCCGCGCGGAGCTCACTGGCGCCATCCGCGACGTGGACGCGCTCTTCCGGGGCCGGCTGCACCTGTCCGCCCAGAACACCGTCACCTACGAAGGCCGCACCGCCTGGCGCTACGCCGTGGACCTCGGGCCCGAGGGGGACACCGGCACCACGCCCGTCGTGCTGCCCGCGCTCGCCGAGCCCAAGGGCGGCCGGGACGAGTCCACCCGCCGCCGCCTGGCCTTCTTCGACCGCCGCGTGCCCCAGTCGCTCAGCGGCGAGGTGCTGGTGGACGCCCAGACGTCCGTCGTCCTCAAGGTCCGCCTCGACGGCCGCATCGCCGTGCCCGCCAATGACGTCGCCGGCGCCGCCGAGCTGCGCATGGTGTTGGAATCCGCTCTGAGTGAAATCGGGAAGGACCCCGACCTGAAGGCGCCAGAGAATTTCCTGCCGGACGCGGACAAGCCGCAGGGCATCGCGGACGCGTTGGACCGCTTCGGGATTCCGCGCAACAAGCCCGAGGGCGCCACCCCCGCCGGAGCCGCGTCTCCCTCGGAAGAGCCCTCGGACGAAGAGGCGAACTGAGGCCTCGCGAGGTCCCGTGGACGGGGCAGGTCGCTACAGGTTGGCAGCGGCCTGTTGGAAGAAAATTTGACCGTCCTCTTGCGATCTCTACAATCCTCGCCGGTTGCGGCCCAGACGCGTCCGACATGAGCGGATGTTCAGTGGCCATCGCAAGGGGAGCGGAAGATGGAGCGCAAGGTCAGCGGTAGCACGACGGTGACGTCCAAGGAGATCAAGGTGGCGCTGGAGAAGGCGCGCACCCTGGCCCCCGAGGAGGAGAAGGTCCTGCGCATGCGGCACGGCGCGGGTGCCTCCAGCAAGAGCGCGCCGCTTCCTCGCGCCGCGGGCAACAACGAGGAGCTGGGCGACGAGCTGCTGCTCATCGAGATGCAGCTCATGAAGGCCATGCGTGAGCGCACGGGCCAGTCGAAGACGGCGAGCAACAAGCCCAAGGCGGCCGTCACCGCGAGCGCGACGAAGGAGAAGATCGTCCGCGCGCTCAAGAAGAAGAAGTAGGCCCCGGGTTTCCCCAGGGAGCATGCTCAGCGGTTGATCAGGGCCACGAGGCGGTCACCCGCCTCGGGGAGCGTCAGCTCCTTGCCTGAAATCTCCCGGGCGAGGGTCTCGGCGTCGTCGGTGCCGCCCCGGGCGAAGAGGCCCTGGAGCCACTGGCGCGCGGAGGGATTGCGCCACCAGTCCTCGTTGAATCGCGCCGTGAGGTGCGCGGTGAGCCGTGTCTCCAGCGCCCAGGCGCGCAGGTAGCGCGCCGTGTAGAGCTGGGGATCCACGTCGAAGAGGAAGAAGCCCCGATGGGGCTCGGCGAAGAGCGCGCCGCGTTGCAGCTCCACGTACTCCTCGGCCCGCTCGGGCGACGCGCCACTCGCGTACAGCGACAATTCGTAGGTGAGCTTGGCGCAGTGGCGGCGCAGCACGGTGAGGCCCTGGAAGGCCGCCATGAGGGCCGCGTCGCGCGCGGGGGTGGAGGGCAGGCGCGCATAGCGCTTGAGCCATTCCTCGTCGAGCAGCAGCCGCTCCAGCAGCGTGGCGAAGGCCTCCGTCACCGAGGCATCCTCCAACCGGCGCAGCTCCAGGGGCAGTTTGTCGGAGACGTGGGCGTGGTGCAGGGCGTGGCCGTACTCGTGCAGCAGGCCGCCCAGGGCATCCAGGCCCGCGCGCCGCTGGAGCACGAAGCGCACCTCGCCGGGCACGCGCACGGACGCG from Melittangium boletus DSM 14713 includes the following:
- a CDS encoding DUF2058 family protein; translation: MQNLRDKLLKAGLVSEDQAKKAETAKPARPSPSHAPQRSGAPSGEERGERPPREARGRDDRPPRREGPGGGRPQGAGRPQGAGGARPQGGGARYQGSRPPAGTEAASRPVPKLPPLPGSKAAQRMESKKQVEQDKRLRELVYTGQVPVDVGATVFYFMTRKGKLRRLELTEAQAKQLEDGTLGVVERPEPAQIEHSLVPAAVAEQMFALSKKSVRFLNRKDAPIGFMSDDQVKEQQAAEARGDAPVDEGDDEPAESSEAPPAEAAAAPEGSSEPTAS